TTTGGAGATCTTTGCAAATGATTGTTCAGGAAGAAAAGGTGCTGTTTTGACAGCACATGAGAACAGATACTATTTGTGTGTGTCGGGGGGGAGGTAAAACATACAAAAGAGGGAGAGTCCTGTTCTTAGAtgatggtggttttgttttgtttgggctTGGTTTTTTGTAtcatccaagggaaaaaaaatcttgtatacCTGAGATGAATCTGAGAGATAAATGAGGCCATGTTGTGCACAGGCAAGAAGCTATGAGCCACTGAGTGCAGTTGTCTGAGCTAAAATGGCTGCTCCCAAAGCTCAGAGGAGTAGGGCAGCTTAGTGAGTCTTAAAGCTTCAGTGGCGCAGGGGCTCATACCTCTTGAAAGTGCGATAAACACATTCAGCAGAGCTGTGTCTTGTTTGGTTGAGATGAGAAGACTAAGCTTGGGGAACAGATAGTGAAAAATGGATGACCTGCTTTTCTGTGAAGTGCTCTAAATGCAGGAGTCATTtgctccatggaaaaaaaaatgttttcaggtcTAATGGACTGTGCTAAAGGAGACATGGAGTGGGGCTTCACTCACTACTGTAATTTCATCCCAGAACAGATAGTAACCTCTTCCACAGTGTTTGATCTGGTGCTTGCAAATAAAAGCTCTAGTATCTTAATCATTGCAGCTTTGCTAGCTGAAAAGAAGCCGGTGCACCGTTTGtactttttttggttgggttttttttttgttgttggacGTGGTGGGGGACACATATTGCAGTGAGCACAGTAGTGTAGATTAAACATGTGGAGTGTCTGTGTGCTCGCTGTCCAGAAATAGACTTGCCAGAAGTTTATTTTAGCAGGCTATAAGACAAAGCATTATTTTATGCAGTGTCCTCTCTTTGTGCCCTAGTGTTTTTGGGTTTTATATTGGGCATAAATGGCTGGGTTTTGGTAGCAAGGGGCTGCAGTGTGGGAGGAGGCCATgaacagccagttccagccagttctgaaacaaatggaaagaaCCCATTGCGAGCCAAACTTTCAAAGAATCAGAGGAGCATATGGTGCCTCTGCtcaagcatatttaagaaagggcggTTGCCAGTAGGGGTAGGAGGCGCACTCTTGGAAGGAGGTGCTCCACACGGGAGCGGTGACACCCTCAAAAGGGACTGCGGCCCATGGTGGAACCCACACGGGAGCAGAGCAGTAAGAAGCAAGGAGCAGTGGAGGAAGATGAGTAAGAAATAAGGAGGGGTGGAAAGAAACCATTATGTCCTGACCCCAACCTCCTGTGCTGCCTGTCACCTCACTGAAGGAATTGGAACTGATTGGGTGAAATGTGCGGCAAAAACAAGGGGAGTTGAGACTAAGGGGGTGGTGGATGATAAGTGTCTGGCTTATAGTTgaccctggggaagggggaggaaaggtgtttcccTAATTGtttgtttcactgttttctttctttctcaatatccaaatcagtaattaaaagttCATGTTAGTTGACAATAAACTAAATGAAGTAAAATTCCCTGAGTCGAGACTGTTTTGCCTGCGGCAGGTTTTCATCTTGCTATAGAAGTAGTTTTACATTCTACAGTAAATACATGGAATTTTCACAGTAAAATGTTTTTGTCTGCTATTGCGTCTTGGACCTCTGGAACTCCTAGGTTATCTTGGCCCAGTCAGTCCAATGTGTGGGAAACTTAATAAATGagttattactttaaaataataggTTGCTTTTGTGCCCAATTGCTGTACAGGGCAGGAGGGTCTCAGCCTTTtgcatttcttgtattttgtGTGTCCTCTTGTTTATGGCAGTACATAAGCTAAGAGTCTAGTGATAAATTCCTCCCCAGTGTTCTGTGATGCAGGATTAATTGGTCACATACTGAACTCGATCTTACCAAATTTTGTTACTTTGTACATTACAGTATACAGAGGTTTGAGATTAATCAATGAAGTCATGAAGTGTTTAGGGAAGATGACTGTTACTTATGTTTCCATTGTACTTTTGCAGTATTCCTATTCTTCTTACTGCCCATCGCTTCCTCAAACTCCTATCCCACCAAAGATATGTCCCCAATGACAGACCATAATGGAACTCTGTAAGAGTTATAACAAAGAGTGGAGATTTTCTTGGTGTTTGGTGGAATTAATTCCAATGCACAGCATTCTATTCTGAATACACATATTTAGATCTCACTTTGCAATTATGCTTAtgttttccactgaagtcaggaaTTCtaggattttgaaaagaaagacaagTGTTTCCATTTTAAGGGGTTTTTTAATCGCTGGTAATGAAACTGGCAGGACTTTCTCAGCTTCCAAGAAGGTTAGAGTGGGTCTTATAGAAGCAGAAACCACTGTCATCTGTTTGTAAGTTTCAGTGCATGAATGTTTGGGAGTAATGTGGTTGTTCTTCTGGCATATAGCTGCTAGTCTCTGAATGAGACAAACTTCCTAACAACAGCTCTCTCCTGAGTAATGGAAAAGCCTAGAGGACAAAGTCCATTGAAACAGTAGTCATTTGTCAGAAGGTTGACTGTAGCATTGATAACAGCAACCTGCAAGTTACCTAGATAGACAGGGCTTTCTTTGAATCAAAATTGCCTTGATGCCTCTTAAATGTTGAGTTTTAGGCTGCAGTAATTATGGAATTTCTGGAAATCATTAAGTCATGTGATAGGAacctttgtgtatatatatgttcagAATTCACTGAATGGcatttctgtaaaaacaaaacaaaaaaactcccaaaaccaaccaaacagagaaaaacaaaccaaaccaaacccctgcctctttccttctcctttccttgtttttcttgcagaattttcTAATGCAAAAGATCATTCCTGAACCATGGAGGTGCTGCAGTGTGATGGCTGTGATTTCCGAGCTCCATCCAATGAAGACCTAAAAGCTCACATTCAGGATGTTCatactgcttttctgcagccaaCAGATGTCTCTGAGGAAAACCCTAGCCAGCCAAGGTCTGGCTCCATGAATGCTAGCAACCAGACTGAGACcgaattttcttctgtaaaggaTGAATTTACAATTGCAGATGAAATAGCAGGTAAACCTCAACCCTAAGCCCCTATCTCACATGTGACttatttcagtgcattttaatTGGTATGTTTcagtgtgatttttaaaaactgttatctTTATCACTATGGTAGTGAAGTGAATGATGTTTAGTTACAGccatattttttctgtaaatgcaaaCATGTGTGGATTTGTCGTCTTGCTATTTTTCACATGCTgcttcattttgcttcttttccttgctttacACCACCATGAGCTCTAGAAGAGTTTTGAACTTTATTAGTGTACCTTTTTATTTCAAGAAGCTTATTTTGGAAATTGTCTATCCCAAATTATGTACCATCTGTTAGTTTTCTGACCATTCTTGTATGCACAGGTCTAATCATAAATAAGTGAGGGAATCCTGGTGTGATTAACATGTTCAGGATATGTGTGTATTCATATGCATACAGGGTAGATGGGGGGGAAACTGTCTAATTTtacttatttacatatttactttttaattcttattttaggGCAAAATACAACTCAGATGGGGACTGGAAGTTATTGTAGCCAGAGCCAAAGTTTTTATGGTCAACATATGGCTCCAAATCCTAAACCAACCAACAAGTTTTTCCAGTGCAAATTCTGTGTGCGTTACTTCCGATCTAAAAACCTCCTCATAGAGCACGCTCGCAAGGTTCATGGAGCACAAGTTGGGGGGAGCTCAGTAGGGTCACACACTGCTGGATCCTTAAATTACAACATCATGATGCACGAGGGGTTTGGCAAAGTTTTCTCTTGCCAGTTCTGCACCTACAAATCACCAAGGCGTGCAAGGATTATTAAACACCAGAAAATGTATCACAAAAACAATCTGAAGGAGAGTTTAACTCCTACTGCTACCTCTGCTGTATCTGAATTGACATCTGCCTCTGCGCCAGTGCAGGAACCCTGCAAGGAATTGCCTGCAGAGGTGGTAGAACGGAGCATTTTGGAGTCCATGGTCAAGCCTCTAACAAAGTCCAGAGGCAACTTTTGCTGTGAATGGTGCAGTTACCAGACACCTCGAAGGGAGCGCTGGTGTGACCATATGATGAAGAAGCACCGCAGCATGGTAAAAATACTGTCAAGTTTGAGGCAGGAACAAGACAGAACCAGTGCGCCTGATGTGCAGAGTAAGAGTGCCCAGAATGCCTCCCCAAACTCTAATTATATCTCTATGAATATGACAGGATGTGATATGTTGAATGCTGATGTCTCAAACTTCAGAAGCTCTACGGGCAATTCCCTTATCAGGCCCAACTCTTCTATATCCTCTACGTTTTCTTCTGTGTCTTATCCTCAAATGAAGTCTAAGTTACCTCACAACTCGGGCATAGTTAATTTGTCTGACAGATCCCACTATGGAGTTGCTGACATGACAAAATCTTCTGCTGACTTGGAAGCAAACAGTGTGCTAAATGACTCCAGCTCAGACGAAGAGCTAAATGAAGTGGACAGCGAGAATGGCTTGAACTCCATGGACCACCAGACTTCAGGAATATCTGCAGAGCAACTGATGGGATCTGATGGCAACAAGCTGTTGGAAACAAAAGGGATTCCCTTTAGAAGATACATGAACAGGTTCCAATGTCCTTTTTGCCCTTTCCTCACAATGCACCGCCGAAGCATCTCCCGTCACATTGAGAATATCCACCTGTCTGGGAAGACAACTGTATACAAATGCGATGAATGCCCTTTCACCTGTAAGAGTTCGTTAAAGCTTGGAGCTCATAGGCAATGTCATGCAGGTAAAACATCAGACTGGGACACTGTGCATTCTCAGAGTGAAAACATTGTCTCCTCTTTGAATGACAACATGGTTTCTTATGAAAGTGGAAATATAAACGGAAGGAAGTCAGCTGGGATGACAGAAACagtgcagcagcaacagcagcagttgcCTCAACCCCATTCACAGCATCCTTATAAGTGTACAATGTGTAACTATTCTACCACTACTTTGAAAGGCCTCAGAGTTCATCAGCAGCACAAGCACTCATTTTGTGACAACTTACCAAAATATGATGGACTGCCATCCAACATGCCACAAGAGAGCGAGGCAGATGCTCTCACCTCTGTCAGCACAGTGAAGAAAAGCCAGACCTCAATTCTTGGTCTCTCGTCTAAAAATAACTTTGTTGCTAAGGTCGCTCGGAAGGTGTCAAATGACTGCCCTTTGGATCTCTCACCAGTGAAGAAAAGAACTAGAATTGATGAAATAGCAAGCAACCTGCAgagcaaaataaaccaaaacaaacagcaagaagATGCTGTGATTAATGTAGAGgatgatgaggaagaggaggaagacaaCGAGGTGGAGATAGAAGTGGAATTAGACAGAGAAGAAGAACAAACAGAACCAATGGTGGAGGTTTCTAGTTCTTATGCACCCCAGCAAATGTGGGGGAGAGAGACTAATGATTCCCAGAAGGATGCAAACTTCAGAAACATGCATCATGATTATAATTCCACCAATGGAGCAGAGATTGAGCTCACTTTATCTGAAGATgaggaagattatttttcttccattaacatGAAAGACCAACAGAGCCTTAATGCCTCTGTTCTGGGAAGCCAGCCAAATATGTATGGCCCTGATCAGAACAACGAAAATGTGGAGATTAACGACTCTGGCAGGCTTTACTATTGTAAACACTGTGATTTTAGCAACAAATCTGCCAGGAGCGTTAGCACCCACTACCAACGGATGCACCCCTACATAAAATTCAGCTTTAGGTATATCTTGGATCCCAATGATCACAGTGCAGTATACAGATGCCTTGAGTGTTATATTGACTATACGAACTTTGAAGACCTGCAGCAACACTATGGAGAGCATCACCCTGAAGCTATGAATGTATTGAACTTCGATCACTCTGATCTGATCTACCGCTGTCGCTTCTGTTCTTACACTAGCCCAAATGTTAGAAGCCTGATGCCGCATTACCAAAGAATGCATCCAACAGTGAAAATTAACAATGCAATGATATTTTCAAGCTATGTTGTTGAGCAGCAAGAGGAGCTAAACACAGAGTCTCAGACACTGAGAGAGATCTTGAATTCTGCTCCAAAAACTATGGCAACCTCCACCCCCGTGACTCATGGGACTACTGTGCCAGCAAGTTTTAACAAAAGTGCCACAAAGAGTTTTAGTCCTGAATGTGAAAATCAGAAGGCACCTTCGGTCAATTCTGTGGTTGTTTATGACTGTGATGTGTGCTCATTTGCAAGCCCTAACATGCATTCAGTTCTGGTGCATTACCAGAAAAAACACCCTGAAGAAAAAGCATCATATTTCAGAATTCAGAAGACCATGCATATAGCTTCTGTTGACAGGGGCTCTGCCCTGGCTCAAATGTCTTTTGAGATGGGGGTGTCTGTCTCCTCAAAACTGTCCAACTTGGCTTCTCAACCTCCAcctcccccaccactgcccccaGACCTTGTTCCTGAACTCTACTATTGCAAACACTGTTCATACAGCAACCGTTCAGTTGTGGGAGTGCTTGTTCACTACCAGAAAAGGCATCCGGAAATAAAGGTCACTGCCAAGTACATCAGGCAGGCACCCCCTACTGCGGCAATGATGAAGGCTGGTGAGCTGCCACCTGGGATTCAGAAACTGCCAGTGTCAGTGCAGCAGTTGAGCCGGGGCAGTTCTGAGAGCTCTGCGAATCCCCTTGAGAACGAAATGTTCTTCTGCCAGCACTGCGATTATGGAAACCGGACCGTGAAAGGTGTGCTCATTCATTATCAAAAGAAGCATCGTGATTTCAAAGCCAACGCAGATGTGATTAGGCAGCATACAGCCACCATTAGAAGCCTTTGTGATCGTAACCAGAAGAAATCATCTGGCAGCATGCCTGCTCACACCTCCAGCACTGAACAGGACAAGACAAAGCTGAGAGCCCTCAAATGCAGGCAGTGTAGCTACACATCACCTTACTTCTATGCGTTGAGGAAGCATATTAAGAAAGACCACCCAAATCTGAAGGCCACGGTCACGTCCATTTTGAGATGGGCATTTTtggatggtgtcgtggtttaacctggcaggcagccaaataccacgcagccgctcactcactccccccacccccagcgggacggggagagaatcggaagggtaagagtgagaaaaactcgtgggctgagataaagacagtttaatagaacagggaaaaagaagggaaaataataatgaaaatgataatgataaaatatacaaaatgagtgatgcacaatgcaattgctcaccacccgcgctgaccgataaccaagtagcgatcggaacttcctggatcacgcctacccttcatatactgagcatgacgtcacatggtatggaataccccattagccagctgggctggctgtcctgattatgttccctcccatcttgtgtacctagctcagtcagtaggcacgggagctgtccttggactaggagggcacttagcaacaactgaaaacatcagtgtgttatcaacattcttctcatactaaatccaaaacacagcactaggaagaaatttaaccctatcccagccgaaaccaggacagatggctTGATAGAATCTGGTTATCACTGTGAATGGTGCATTTATTCACATACAGAACCAAGTGGTTTGCTTGTGCATTACCAAAGGAGACATCCTGAACATTATGTTGACTATACATATATGGCAACTAAACTCTGGGCAGGTCCGGATCCTTCCCCTCCTACCCTAGTGATGCCAACAGAGGCAAAGACCTATAAATGCAGAGACTGCATTTTTGAAGCATCTTCCATTTGGGATATTACTAATCACTACCAGGCTTTTCACCCTTGGGCTATGAATGGGGATGAATCTGTATTGTTAGATATCATTAAGGAGAAAGATGCTGCTGAGAAAATTGGCACACAGCTTGATGAAGTTAGGGCCAGGATTAATTCTGAAAACCAGGTAACATCACAGATGGACCAGGATGTGGAGGACCCCAGCCTTTCCCAGGAAAAAACTATTCAGCTGGCTTCTGCAAACCCTGCCATCTCCTCCGCTCCATATCAGTGTACAGTTTGCCAGTCTGAGTACAATAACTTGCATGGCCTCCTGACACATTATGGCAAAAAGCATCCTGGCATGAAAGTGAAAGCTGCTGACTTTGCACAGGACATAGACATTAACCCAGGGGCTGTGTACAAGTGCAGACATTGCCCATACATTAACACACGCATTCATGGTGTCCTCACACATTACCAGAAACGGCACCCATCAGTAAAGGTCACTGCTGAAGACTTTATGCATGATGTGGAACAGTCGAATGACATCGCCCAGAATGACATAGAAGAGACCAGTAGGATTTTCAAACAAGGCTATGGTGCATACCGGTGCAAACTATGCCCTTACACCCATGGCACACTGGAGAAGCTCAAAATTCACTATGAGAAATACCATAATCAGCCTGAATTTGATGTTTTTGCTCAGTCACCGCCAAAGGTGTCTGCCTCAGTGGAGCCAGACAT
This region of Calonectris borealis chromosome W, bCalBor7.hap1.2, whole genome shotgun sequence genomic DNA includes:
- the LOC142075055 gene encoding zinc finger protein 462-like translates to MEVLQCDGCDFRAPSNEDLKAHIQDVHTAFLQPTDVSEENPSQPRSGSMNASNQTETEFSSVKDEFTIADEIAGQNTTQMGTGSYCSQSQSFYGQHMAPNPKPTNKFFQCKFCVRYFRSKNLLIEHARKVHGAQVGGSSVGSHTAGSLNYNIMMHEGFGKVFSCQFCTYKSPRRARIIKHQKMYHKNNLKESLTPTATSAVSELTSASAPVQEPCKELPAEVVERSILESMVKPLTKSRGNFCCEWCSYQTPRRERWCDHMMKKHRSMVKILSSLRQEQDRTSAPDVQSKSAQNASPNSNYISMNMTGCDMLNADVSNFRSSTGNSLIRPNSSISSTFSSVSYPQMKSKLPHNSGIVNLSDRSHYGVADMTKSSADLEANSVLNDSSSDEELNEVDSENGLNSMDHQTSGISAEQLMGSDGNKLLETKGIPFRRYMNRFQCPFCPFLTMHRRSISRHIENIHLSGKTTVYKCDECPFTCKSSLKLGAHRQCHAGKTSDWDTVHSQSENIVSSLNDNMVSYESGNINGRKSAGMTETVQQQQQQLPQPHSQHPYKCTMCNYSTTTLKGLRVHQQHKHSFCDNLPKYDGLPSNMPQESEADALTSVSTVKKSQTSILGLSSKNNFVAKVARKVSNDCPLDLSPVKKRTRIDEIASNLQSKINQNKQQEDAVINVEDDEEEEEDNEVEIEVELDREEEQTEPMVEVSSSYAPQQMWGRETNDSQKDANFRNMHHDYNSTNGAEIELTLSEDEEDYFSSINMKDQQSLNASVLGSQPNMYGPDQNNENVEINDSGRLYYCKHCDFSNKSARSVSTHYQRMHPYIKFSFRYILDPNDHSAVYRCLECYIDYTNFEDLQQHYGEHHPEAMNVLNFDHSDLIYRCRFCSYTSPNVRSLMPHYQRMHPTVKINNAMIFSSYVVEQQEELNTESQTLREILNSAPKTMATSTPVTHGTTVPASFNKSATKSFSPECENQKAPSVNSVVVYDCDVCSFASPNMHSVLVHYQKKHPEEKASYFRIQKTMHIASVDRGSALAQMSFEMGVSVSSKLSNLASQPPPPPPLPPDLVPELYYCKHCSYSNRSVVGVLVHYQKRHPEIKVTAKYIRQAPPTAAMMKAGELPPGIQKLPVSVQQLSRGSSESSANPLENEMFFCQHCDYGNRTVKGVLIHYQKKHRDFKANADVIRQHTATIRSLCDRNQKKSSGSMPAHTSSTEQDKTKLRALKCRQCSYTSPYFYALRKHIKKDHPNLKATVTSILRWAFLDDGLIESGYHCEWCIYSHTEPSGLLVHYQRRHPEHYVDYTYMATKLWAGPDPSPPTLVMPTEAKTYKCRDCIFEASSIWDITNHYQAFHPWAMNGDESVLLDIIKEKDAAEKIGTQLDEVRARINSENQVTSQMDQDVEDPSLSQEKTIQLASANPAISSAPYQCTVCQSEYNNLHGLLTHYGKKHPGMKVKAADFAQDIDINPGAVYKCRHCPYINTRIHGVLTHYQKRHPSVKVTAEDFMHDVEQSNDIAQNDIEETSRIFKQGYGAYRCKLCPYTHGTLEKLKIHYEKYHNQPEFDVFAQSPPKVSASVEPDIVTEIKASPEIAADGVGEVSISAPHFSTSHLVSHTVFRCQLCKYFCSTRKGIARHYRIKHNNVRAQPEGKNNLFKCALCSYTNPIRKGLAAHYQKRHDIDAYYTHCLAASRTVSDKPNKVIIPSPPKDDTPQLSEELRRAVEKKKCSLCSFQSFSKKGIVSHYMKRHPGVFPKKQHASKLGGYFTAVYADEHEKSTPAEERNDFEKPEVESEAQETEWLPFRCIKCFKLSFSTAELLCMHYTDHHSKDLKRDFTILGSGTRSHNAVYQCKHCDTKLHSTAELTSHLNSHNEEFQKRAKRQERRKQLLSKQKYADGAFTDFKQERAFGHLEDASKLKERKVVGYKCKFCVEVHPTLRAICNHLRKHIQYGNVSSVSATVKQEAEDSSSTTLEGFEGAKDPGTVEFTEAESGASLEDETRPGGYHCSQCDRVLMSMQGLRSHERSHLALAMFTREDKYSCQYCSFVSAFRH